The DNA window TCGGCCACGGTGCGCAGCGTCGCGACGCCGCTGTCCCGGTCGGCCACGAACAGCGTCACCGACAGGGTGGTCACGCCGGCGGCGGCGTACTCCCGCATCCGCTCGGCGATGCGCCCCTTCGGGCCGAGCAACGAGGTGCGGTCGATGAACTCCATCGGCACCGCGGCGGCGGCGTCGCGCTGCCGCTTGGCCAGGTAGAGCTCCTGGACCTCGCGGGCCGCGTCGCCGTAGCCCATCCGGGTCGCGAGCTGGTTGTAGAAGTTCTGCTTCCGGCTGCCCATCCCGCCGACGTAGAGCGCGGCGTACCAGCGGACCAGCTCGGCGCAGGTGGCCACGTCGTCACCGACCACCACCGGCACCGAGGGGACCACGTCGAAGCCGGCCAGCTCCTTGCCGGCGGCGGCCCGCCCGGCCCGGATCGCGGCGAGCTGCTCCTCGGCGAACTCGGGGGCGTAGAAGACGGCCAGCCAGCCGTCGGCGATCTCGCCGGCCAGCTCCAGGTTCTTCGGGCCGACGGCGGCCAGGTAGATCGGGATGTGCTCGCGCGGCGGGTGGAAGCTCAGCCGCAGCGCCTTGCCCGGCCCGTCCGGCAGCGGCAGCGTGTGGTGCTCGCCGTCGTACGCGACCTCCTTGCGGGCCACCGCGAGCTTGACGATGTCGACGTACTCCCGGGTGCGCGACAGCGGCTTGGCGAAGCGGACGCCGTGCCAGCCCTCGGAGACCTGCGGGCCGGAGACGCCGAGTCCGAGCCGGAACCGGCCGCCGGAGAGCGTGTCGATGGTCGCGGCGGTCATCGCGGTCATCGCCGGGGTGCGGGCGGGGATCTGCATGACGGCGGAGCCGAGGTCGATCCGCTGCGTCTGCCCGGCCATCCAGGCGAGCATGGTCGGTGAGTCGGAGCCGTACGCCTCCGCGGCCCACACCACCGAGTAGCCGAGCCGGTCCGCCTCCTGGGCGAACGCCAGGTGGTCGGCCGGCGTGCTCCAGGCCGTCTGGTATCCGAGGTTGAGCCCGAGTCGCACTGGTCCTCCCACCGTCCGCACCACAGGTCGCATCAGGTTACGCAATGCCGGTGCCACCACCGACGACCGGCTCGCCCCGAACACGTCACACCGCGCTGCGCTCGCGCGGGAAGTTGACTGCGGCGAGGATGTCCGTGACGCCGCGATCGAAATAAGGTTCACCCATGCAACAGCGACCGCTCGGCCGAAGCGGGCTGGCGGTTTCGCGGCTCGCCCTCGGCACCATGACCTGGGGACGGGACACCGACGCCGACGACGCGGCCGCCCAGCTGAAGAGCTACCTCGACGCGGGCGGAAACCTCGTCGACACCGCCGACGTGTACGCCGACGGCGACGCCGAGTCGGTGATCGGGTCGCTGCTGGGTAGCCTGGTCGACCGCGACGAGCTGCTCATCGCCACGAAGGCGGGGCTGCGGCCGGGCAGCGGCCGCCGACGCGACGGTTCGCGCGGGCACCTGCTGCGCACGCTCGACGCGTCGCTGCGCCGGCTCGGCACCGACCACGTCGACCTGTGGCAGGTGCACGGCTACGACCCGGACACGCCGCTGGAGGAGACGCTCTCCGCGCTGGACCACGCCGTCTCCGCCGGCAAGGCGCGCTATGTGGGCGTGTCGAACTTCTCCGGCTGGCAGACCGCCCGGGCCGCCGCCTGGCAGGCCGCCTGGCCGGGGCGGGCGCCGGTGGTCGCCGCCCAGGTGGAGTACTCGTTGTTGGAGCGCGGCATCGAGCGTGAGGTGCTCCCGGCGTGCGCCGGGATGGGGCTGGGCCTGCTGCCCTGGTCGCCGCTGGGCCGGGGGGTGCTCACCGGGAAATACCGCAACGGCCGGCCGGCCGACTCGCGGGCGGTGTCGCCGCACTTCGAGCGCTTCGTCGGCACCTACCTGGAGCCCCGCTGCTCCAGCATCGTCGAGGCGGTGGCCATCGCCGCCGGTGGGCTCGGCGTGTCGCCCACCGAGGTGGCGTTGGCCTGGGTGCGGGACCGGCCCGGGGTGACCGCGCCGATCCTCGGCGCCCGCACGGTCGGGCAGCTGCTCGGCGCGCTCCAGGTGGAGCGGATGACCCTGCCGGACGAGATCGTCACCGCGCTCGACGACGTCTCCGCGGTGCCCGTCGGCTATCCGGAACGCGACGGCTGACCGGCATCGGGCGTCCGCCGTGGGGCGGCCGTCCCGCGCCGCGATCCGGGTCACGGCCAGGGGGTGGCGGAGGGCCCGCGAGCTGGGCAGCATAGAGGTCATGGACTACGAATACGCGCCGCTGCGGTTGCCTTCGAACGTCGATCGGCTGACCGCCGCGGCGCAGCTGGCGATCCAGGCGGAGTTCTCCGGCTGGGAGTTGGCCCGGGTGCGGCTCTACCGGGACGGCACGCGGCAGGTGATGCTGCGCCGTCGCGTGGTGAGCAAGCCGCAGCCGGGCCTGTCGTACTGAGGGGCTCCTCGCCCCGGGGCCGCGCCGCGCGGTGCGGCCCCGGGGCGAGCACTGCCTAGTGGGCGTGGTCGTGCTCGTCGTCGAGCTCCAGGAACGGGTGCTCGTCGAGGCGACCGACCAGCCGGTCGTCGACGGCCGGCTGGAACGGGCCGACCGGATCGTCGTCGTCGAACGACTCCAGGTCGACGGGGGTACCGACCTCGCTGACCATGACCACGCCGTCGAGCGGCTCCAGCTCGGGCACGTCGAGCGCGGAGAGCGAACCGTCGCCGCTCTGCAGCAGCTCCAGCACCGCCTCGCCGACGCCCTCCACCGGCGCCGGCTCGTCCTCCTCCGGGGTGCCCTCCCGGCGGGCCGCCTCGGCCACCCGCAGCAGCGCGGCGACGCTGGGCACCCGGTAGTCGCGCCGCTGCCGCACGGAGATCACCCTCGGGTGCGGGTCGGTCGGCTCGCCGCCCTCCACCGCGCCGAAGCGCTCGTCCGCCTCGTCCGGGTCGATCGACTCGACGTCCCAGGGCGTCACCTCGCCGAACGCGTCGAGCAACCGCTCGTCGTAGGCGAACGAGGCGTTGTTCAACGCGACGTACGCCTGCCAGACGGCGTCGTCGTCGATCCGGCCCTGGGCGGCCCGGACGGCGGCCAGGTGGGCACGGGCGGCGTCGATCACCTGCTCGAGGGCGGCGTCCAGCTCAGCGTGCTGGTCGGTCATGTGAGGCAGTCCCTTCGCGATGGGGGCAGGTCCGCGCCGGCGGCGCCGCGGCGGGCGCGGTCAGCAGTTGCGGAGGAAGCGGTCGAGAACCCGCACGCCGAACTGTAGTCCGTCGAGCGGGACGCGCTCGTCGATGCCGTGGAACAGGCCGGAGAAATTGAGGTCGGCGGGCAGCCGCAGCGGCGCGAAGCCGAAGCAGCGGATGCCGAGCTGCGAGAACGCCTTGGCGTCGGTGCCGCCGGAGAGCATGTACGGCACCGGGTGGGCGCCCGGGTCCTCGGCCCGCAGCGCGGCCGACATGTGGTCCACCAGGTCGCCGTCGAACGTGGTCTCCAGGGCCGGCTGGCGCTGGACGTACTCGATGGCGATGTCCGGGCCGACCAGCTCGCGCAGCTGCCGCTCCAGCTCCTCGCTCTGCCCGGGCAGGCTGCGGCAGTCGATGGTGGCGGTGGCCCGGCCCGGGATGACGTTGTCCTTGTAGCCGGCGGCCAGCCGGGTGGGGTTGGCGGTGTTGCGGATCGTGGCGCCGATGATGTTGGCGATCGGGCCGAGCTTGGCGATCGCGGTCTCCGGGTCGGCCGGGTCGATCTCGATGCCGAGCACGTCGCCGACCTCGGCCAGGAACGCCCGTACGGTGTCGGTCATGACCACCGGGAACCGGTGTCGGCCGATCCGGGCGACCGCCTCGGCGAGCGCGGTCACCGCGTTGTCGTCGTGCACCATCGAGCCGTGCCCGGGCCGCCCCTTGGCGTGCAGGCGCAGCCAGTCGATGCCCTTCTCGGCGGTCTCGATCAGGTAGAGCCGGCGGGACTCGTCGACGGAGTAGGAGAAGCCACCCACCTCGCCGATCGCCTCGGTGCAGCCGTCGAAGAGCCCCCGGTGCTCGCGGGCCAGGAAGTGCGCGCCGTAGTCGCTGCCGGCCTCCTCGTCGGCGGTGAAGGCGAGCACCACGTCGCGCCGGGGCCGGACGCCGGCGCGCTGCCAGTCGCGGACCACGGCCAGCACCATGGCGTCGAAGTCCTTCATGTCGATCGCGCCGCGCCCCCACAGGTAGCCGTCACGGATGTCGCCGGAGAACGGGTGCACCGACCACTCGTCCGGGTCGGCGGGCACCACGTCGAGGTGCCCGTGCACGAGCAGCGCGTCGCGACCCGGCTCGGTGCCGGGGATCCGGGCCACCAGGTTGGCCCGCCCGGGTGCCGACTCGTGGATCTCGGCGTCGACGCCGACCTCGGCGAGCTTCTCCGCGACGTACTCGGCGGCGCGCCGCTCCCCCGCGCTGGTGTCGTTGTCCCCGGTGTTGGTGGTGTCGATGCGCAGCAGGTCCCGGCAGAGGTCCACGACCTCGTCGGTGGGCTGGGGTGAGGCGGAGGTCGTCATCGCTTCCTTATACCAGCCGGGCGGGCCGCGACGCCCGGTGCGGTGTGGACCGGTTTCGCGCGACGCCCGGGCGGGTAACGCCGAACATCGATTCCGGCCACCCCGTCCGGGCCACCACGAGGAGGGCACCATGACCGTCCCCCTGCCGCCGCTGCCGCCCGCCGCCGACGACGCGTACCGGCCGGGTGGGCGGAGCCTGGCCGACCTCGTGGACGCCGAGCACCGCACCCTGCTGGAGCTGGCCGACCGGGCGACCGAGCCGGGGCTGGAGCCGGCCGGCCGACGCCGGGTGCTCGACGTGCTGACCGCGGCGGTGTCGCGGCACCTCTCCGCCGAGGAGCAGTATCTTTTCCCGGCCGCCCGCGCCGCGGTGCCGGAGAGCGCCGAGCTGGTCGCCCGGGAGATCGAGGCGGACGCCGCCCTGCTGACCGCGTTGAAGCAGCTGTCCGGCCCGGACGACGCGGTGGTCGCCGATGTGGCCGAGCGGGTCCGCCGGCACGTGAGCCGGGTCGCCGCGCTGGTCACACCGCTGCGCGAGGTGGCCAGCGACGCCGAGCTGATCCGGCTGGGCAACCGGTGGCAGATCGCGGAGGAGGCGGCGCCGACCCGGCCGCACCCGGGCACCCCCGCCACCCCGCCCTGGAACAAGATCGTCGAGCCGGCGGTGGGGGTGCTGGACAAGGTCCGCGACGCGGTCACCGGGCGGCGCACCCGCCTCGCCGACCTGGAGCACCGCCGCGACGCCTGAGCCGAACCGCCCCTTCCCGGACACCCGTTCGTGGTCCTACCGTCACGTTATGAATCTGGAGCTGCGACACCTGCGGGTGGTCTGCGCGATCGCCGAGACGGGGAGCGTCACCAAGGCGGCCTCCCTGCTCGGTCTGGCCCAGCCGGCGCTGACCGCCCAGCTCCAGCGGATCGAGCGGGTGCTCGGCGGGCCGTTGTTCGAACGCGACCGGCGCGGCGCCCGGCCCACCGCGCTGGGTGAGCTGGTGCTGGACCGGGCCCGGGTGCTGCTGCCGGCCATGAAGGGGCTGCAGGACGAGGCCGCCCG is part of the Micromonospora sp. WMMD980 genome and encodes:
- a CDS encoding LLM class F420-dependent oxidoreductase, producing MRLGLNLGYQTAWSTPADHLAFAQEADRLGYSVVWAAEAYGSDSPTMLAWMAGQTQRIDLGSAVMQIPARTPAMTAMTAATIDTLSGGRFRLGLGVSGPQVSEGWHGVRFAKPLSRTREYVDIVKLAVARKEVAYDGEHHTLPLPDGPGKALRLSFHPPREHIPIYLAAVGPKNLELAGEIADGWLAVFYAPEFAEEQLAAIRAGRAAAGKELAGFDVVPSVPVVVGDDVATCAELVRWYAALYVGGMGSRKQNFYNQLATRMGYGDAAREVQELYLAKRQRDAAAAVPMEFIDRTSLLGPKGRIAERMREYAAAGVTTLSVTLFVADRDSGVATLRTVAEALELSGVGE
- a CDS encoding aldo/keto reductase, with protein sequence MQQRPLGRSGLAVSRLALGTMTWGRDTDADDAAAQLKSYLDAGGNLVDTADVYADGDAESVIGSLLGSLVDRDELLIATKAGLRPGSGRRRDGSRGHLLRTLDASLRRLGTDHVDLWQVHGYDPDTPLEETLSALDHAVSAGKARYVGVSNFSGWQTARAAAWQAAWPGRAPVVAAQVEYSLLERGIEREVLPACAGMGLGLLPWSPLGRGVLTGKYRNGRPADSRAVSPHFERFVGTYLEPRCSSIVEAVAIAAGGLGVSPTEVALAWVRDRPGVTAPILGARTVGQLLGALQVERMTLPDEIVTALDDVSAVPVGYPERDG
- a CDS encoding DUF5703 family protein, translated to MDYEYAPLRLPSNVDRLTAAAQLAIQAEFSGWELARVRLYRDGTRQVMLRRRVVSKPQPGLSY
- a CDS encoding hemerythrin domain-containing protein, yielding MTVPLPPLPPAADDAYRPGGRSLADLVDAEHRTLLELADRATEPGLEPAGRRRVLDVLTAAVSRHLSAEEQYLFPAARAAVPESAELVAREIEADAALLTALKQLSGPDDAVVADVAERVRRHVSRVAALVTPLREVASDAELIRLGNRWQIAEEAAPTRPHPGTPATPPWNKIVEPAVGVLDKVRDAVTGRRTRLADLEHRRDA
- a CDS encoding M20/M25/M40 family metallo-hydrolase; the protein is MTTSASPQPTDEVVDLCRDLLRIDTTNTGDNDTSAGERRAAEYVAEKLAEVGVDAEIHESAPGRANLVARIPGTEPGRDALLVHGHLDVVPADPDEWSVHPFSGDIRDGYLWGRGAIDMKDFDAMVLAVVRDWQRAGVRPRRDVVLAFTADEEAGSDYGAHFLAREHRGLFDGCTEAIGEVGGFSYSVDESRRLYLIETAEKGIDWLRLHAKGRPGHGSMVHDDNAVTALAEAVARIGRHRFPVVMTDTVRAFLAEVGDVLGIEIDPADPETAIAKLGPIANIIGATIRNTANPTRLAAGYKDNVIPGRATATIDCRSLPGQSEELERQLRELVGPDIAIEYVQRQPALETTFDGDLVDHMSAALRAEDPGAHPVPYMLSGGTDAKAFSQLGIRCFGFAPLRLPADLNFSGLFHGIDERVPLDGLQFGVRVLDRFLRNC